In Catenulispora sp. MAP5-51, a genomic segment contains:
- a CDS encoding aromatic acid exporter family protein — protein MPRIPARVASLARYRHDPVVMWTLRATAAAVIAYAVALQLSSSSAPLTAPLTALLVVQVTLYSTLTTGVERVIAVVAGVLIAVGFSIVVGLSWWSLGLIILASLTVGEMIRVGDFVNEVAISAMLVLGVTQLASQAWDRVLETLIGAGVGLLFNVLLAPPVWVDPAAESIVGLARRTRNLLLSIGEELDNPVPVHQAADRLHEARRLDQAVTDVDAALRQAEDSLRLNPRISEGLLARIVLRTGLDTLEICVVVVRVLARSMTDLAKRREQGEPLFPADTAQALQELLADVGAALVSYAVLVTTPVSENAEVAEDRLAAELSAAWDRREPVAQLLLRAVQQHPYAWQLYGSLLAEIDRMLDEMDLEHRSQRLMEELDRAAAARHARKERLAGLKQFARMERLRRPAG, from the coding sequence ATGCCGCGGATCCCGGCCCGGGTGGCTTCCTTGGCGCGATACCGCCACGACCCGGTGGTCATGTGGACGCTGCGCGCCACCGCGGCGGCGGTCATCGCCTACGCCGTCGCGCTCCAGCTGAGTTCTTCCTCGGCCCCGCTGACCGCGCCGCTGACGGCGCTGCTCGTTGTCCAGGTGACGCTGTACTCGACGCTCACCACCGGGGTCGAACGGGTGATCGCCGTCGTGGCCGGCGTGCTGATCGCCGTCGGCTTCAGCATCGTGGTGGGCCTGTCCTGGTGGAGTCTGGGCCTGATCATCCTGGCCTCGCTCACCGTCGGCGAGATGATCCGGGTCGGCGACTTCGTCAACGAGGTCGCGATCAGCGCGATGCTGGTGCTGGGCGTGACGCAGCTGGCGTCCCAGGCGTGGGACCGGGTGCTGGAGACGCTGATCGGCGCGGGGGTCGGGCTGCTGTTCAACGTGCTGCTCGCCCCGCCGGTCTGGGTCGATCCGGCCGCCGAGTCGATCGTCGGGCTGGCGCGCCGTACCCGGAACCTGCTCCTGAGCATCGGCGAGGAGCTGGACAACCCGGTCCCGGTCCACCAGGCCGCCGACCGGCTGCACGAGGCACGCCGGCTCGACCAGGCCGTCACCGACGTGGACGCCGCGCTGCGCCAGGCCGAGGACAGCCTGCGGCTGAACCCCAGGATCAGCGAGGGCCTGCTGGCCCGCATCGTGCTGCGCACGGGGCTGGACACGCTGGAGATCTGCGTGGTCGTGGTGCGGGTCCTGGCCCGGTCGATGACCGACCTGGCCAAGCGGCGCGAGCAGGGCGAGCCGCTGTTCCCCGCCGACACCGCGCAGGCGCTCCAGGAGCTGCTGGCCGACGTGGGCGCGGCCCTGGTCAGCTACGCGGTGCTGGTGACGACGCCGGTCAGTGAGAACGCCGAGGTGGCGGAGGACCGGCTGGCCGCCGAGCTGTCGGCCGCCTGGGACCGCCGGGAGCCGGTCGCGCAGCTGCTGCTGCGAGCCGTCCAGCAGCACCCTTACGCCTGGCAGCTGTACGGGTCGCTGCTGGCCGAGATCGACCGGATGCTCGACGAGATGGACCTGGAGCACCGCTCGCAGCGCCTGATGGAGGAGCTGGACCGGGCCGCGGCGGCGCGGCACGCGAGGAAGGAGCGGCTGGCCGGGCTCAAGCAGTTCGCGCGGATGGAGCGGCTGCGGCGTCCGGCGGGCTGA